CCAGACAGAACGTTATAAATTTATTTCACGTTACCGCGCTTATCACGGTAATACAATGGGCGCGCTAGCAGCTACTGGTCAAGCTGCTCGAAAATTCCGCTATGAACCACTTGCACAAGGTTTTTTACATGTTGCGCCACCAGACTGTTACCGTAGTTCTCATGCTCCAGATGGTACATGTTGTGCAGAAAGTGCAAAAGAGATTGATCGTGTTATGACTTGGGAGTTTGATAAGACTATTGCTGGTGTTATTATGGAACCGATTATAACCGGTGGAGGGGTATTGATTCCTCATGACAATTATTTAAAAGAAGTTCGAAAGATTTGTGATGATCATGGTGCATTATTAATTATAGATGAAGTAATCAATGGATTCGGCAGAACTGGGGCTCCATTTGGATTTATGAACTATGGGATTAAACCAGACATTATCACAATGGCGAAGGGTTTAACAAGCGCATATTTACCTTTGGCTGCAACGGCAGTTCGACGAGATATCTATGAGGCATTTAAAGGATCAGAAGAATATGATCATTTTCGTCATATCAATACATTCGGAGGGAATCCAGCGGCATGTGCTGTTGCTTTAAAAAATTTAGAAATTATCGAAAGGGAGCAGTTAGTAGAAAGGTCTAAAAAACTAGGTGAAAGATTAAAGTTAGAAATGGATGAATTAAATAATCATCCAAACGTAGGTGATGTTCGAATTAAAGGATTATTAATAGGAATTGAGCTAGTAGAAGATAAACAGACGAAAGTGCCAGTTCAACCTGAAGTTCTTCAAAGGGTAATTAAGAACTGTAAAGAAAGAGGGTTAATTATCGGGAAAAATGGGGATACAGTTGCTGGTTTTAATAACGTTATTACACTTAGTCCCCCACTCAGTATGACTGACGAAGATTTTGAGTTTATGGTCGTAACAGTAAAAGCCTGTATTTGGCTTATTTAATCAAATAGGATAATAAGGAGGCGGCACTCGTGGACATTGGTATCCCAAAAGAAATAAAGAACAATGAAAATAGAGTTGCTATAGTTCCATCAGGTGTGAGTCATTTTACAGAGTCAGGCCACGATGTTTTTGTTCAATCTGGAGCAGGTATAGGTTCTGGATTTACGGATGAAGACTATCAAAAAAATGGGGCAAACATAGTATGGACTGCTAAAGAAGCATGGGATCAGGAAATGGTTATGAAAGTTAAGGAGCCATTGCCTGAAGAGTATCCATTCTTTAAAGAAAACATGATCTTGTTTACTTATTTACACCTTGCAAATGAACCAGAATTAACAACCGCATTACTAAAACGAAAAGTAACTAGTATCGCCTATGAATCAATTCAACTGCTAAATGGCTCTTTACCATTACTTACACCAATGAGTGAAGTTGCAGGTAGAATGGCAACACAGATTGGTGCACAATTATTAGAAAAGATAAATGGTGGTAAAGGAATCTTGTTATCGGGTATTCCAGGTGTTAGTAGAGGGAAAGTTACCATTATTGGTGGGGGAGTTGTAGGTACCAATGCAGCTAAAATAGCAATCGGGCTTGGTGCAGGTGTAACTATACTAGACGTTAATCCAGAAAGATTAAGAGAATTAGATGATTTATTTGGTAACTCGGTTCAGACTATGATTTCTAATCCGATGACGATTGCCGAATCAGTTAAGCAAGCAGACCTAGTTATTGGTGCAGTACTGATACCAGGTTATAGAGCACCAATTATTATAACAGAAGACATGGTTAAGTCTATGAAAGAAGGAACTGTTATTGTTGATGTGGCAATCGATCAAGGAGGAATTGTTGAAACAATTGATCGCATAACAAATCACGATTCCCCGACATATATTAAACATGGTGTTGTGCATTATGCTGTTGCGAATATGCCTGGAGCTGTTCCTAGAACGGCTACGTTAGGACTAACAAATGTAACGACCCCATATGCAATAATGATTGCGAATCATGGTATAGAAAAACTAGTTTCAGCAAATCGAGTTTTATTGAACGGCATTAATACAATGGACGGATTTGTTACGAATCGCGCAATAGCTGAAGTCCATGGTTTAAAATATTATGAAGTGGCAGCATTAATGATGGAGTTAACGTAGTAGTCAAAGCTTTTTCACAAAACTAAAAGTAGAAATCAATTTAACAATTGCTTCTACTTTTAGTTTTGTTTATTTTTGGTCATATTGATAAAAATGAGTGAAAATTTCATAAACAGTTGTTTTTAAAGAGAAAAAGGGTGAGAATAAGGGTTAAATCAAAAACTATTGTAAAAGAAAAAGGAGATTCATTATTATGCCAGGCACGATTCGAAATAATATAAAAATAGGCGCAAAGGTTAGAGTTGTTCAAAAACAGGACCAGTCTTCGGGGAAACTTACTGAGGGCGTTGTTTCAAGATTGCTGACTAATTCGCAAACACATCCACATGGTATCAAAGTAAAATTAGAGAATGGGATCGTTGGTAGAGTAAAGGAAATAGTGTATTAATAGACTATAGTTTATACAAAGTCTCTGCATCTATAGATGTAGAGACTTTTTCTATATCCTATGTAACACTCTATTTATTTTTTCATAGGATATAGAAAAAGAAATAATGGAGTGAATCATATGGTCAATCAAGATAAGTCTAAATTAAAGTTATTAATCCTAATTAAGGATTTTGATAAAATATATCTTAAACATAAAATGAAGTATGAAATGATTCGGGCCTTAGAACAATTCGCAGATGTGTATTACTGGAAACGTGATGGAGATATCTTGGATATTATTAAACAGATCGGAGTTAGACCAGATTTCATTCTACATTATGATATAGGATGGGAGAATTTCTTTTCACCAAAAATAACGAATCTAGATAAAATTGATATTCCAAAAGGTTGTTATGTTATTGATACGCATTGGTATAAGAAAAAAAGAGTAGACTATTTTACTAGTAATAAAATTGACTTAATCTTCTCGGTTACGAAGGACTCCTTTCTAAAGCACTTTCCTACTTTTGAGTCAAAGTTTAGATGGACTCCCTTCTCTATTTCACCTGATGTATTTAAAGATTGGGAGCAGGAAAAGACAATTAAATTTCTACTTATGGGATTAGTATATGATGGAACAC
The nucleotide sequence above comes from Paraliobacillus zengyii. Encoded proteins:
- a CDS encoding aspartate aminotransferase family protein; translation: MVISQEEDLLQKDTKNVWHSMKKYAPESTMIIKEAKGSWITDVDGKRYMDAMSGLWCVNVGYGREELAKAAYEQMVDLPYYPLTQSHLPAIKLAEKLNEWLDDDYVFFFSNSGSEANEAAFKIVRQYHHQNNQTERYKFISRYRAYHGNTMGALAATGQAARKFRYEPLAQGFLHVAPPDCYRSSHAPDGTCCAESAKEIDRVMTWEFDKTIAGVIMEPIITGGGVLIPHDNYLKEVRKICDDHGALLIIDEVINGFGRTGAPFGFMNYGIKPDIITMAKGLTSAYLPLAATAVRRDIYEAFKGSEEYDHFRHINTFGGNPAACAVALKNLEIIEREQLVERSKKLGERLKLEMDELNNHPNVGDVRIKGLLIGIELVEDKQTKVPVQPEVLQRVIKNCKERGLIIGKNGDTVAGFNNVITLSPPLSMTDEDFEFMVVTVKACIWLI
- the ald gene encoding alanine dehydrogenase — encoded protein: MDIGIPKEIKNNENRVAIVPSGVSHFTESGHDVFVQSGAGIGSGFTDEDYQKNGANIVWTAKEAWDQEMVMKVKEPLPEEYPFFKENMILFTYLHLANEPELTTALLKRKVTSIAYESIQLLNGSLPLLTPMSEVAGRMATQIGAQLLEKINGGKGILLSGIPGVSRGKVTIIGGGVVGTNAAKIAIGLGAGVTILDVNPERLRELDDLFGNSVQTMISNPMTIAESVKQADLVIGAVLIPGYRAPIIITEDMVKSMKEGTVIVDVAIDQGGIVETIDRITNHDSPTYIKHGVVHYAVANMPGAVPRTATLGLTNVTTPYAIMIANHGIEKLVSANRVLLNGINTMDGFVTNRAIAEVHGLKYYEVAALMMELT
- a CDS encoding YwbE family protein, which gives rise to MPGTIRNNIKIGAKVRVVQKQDQSSGKLTEGVVSRLLTNSQTHPHGIKVKLENGIVGRVKEIVY
- a CDS encoding glycosyltransferase; amino-acid sequence: MVNQDKSKLKLLILIKDFDKIYLKHKMKYEMIRALEQFADVYYWKRDGDILDIIKQIGVRPDFILHYDIGWENFFSPKITNLDKIDIPKGCYVIDTHWYKKKRVDYFTSNKIDLIFSVTKDSFLKHFPTFESKFRWTPFSISPDVFKDWEQEKTIKFLLMGLVYDGTRRSPAKGQYKFREEVQRQMEKVEGFKFIRHPGHRTRKNHMVNEGFAKELNRAEIFFTCGGARQYPVMKFFEVPGCRTLLLAEPNPDILELGFTDKENFIACDSNDLYEKALYYSENEIERNKITDNGYNFIHQYHTNAVRAKQFINFMEEFIEEGK